In a genomic window of Proteobacteria bacterium CG1_02_64_396:
- a CDS encoding thioredoxin family protein — protein MKSIKVLGTGCKNCQNTYELIQAAAAAKGVEIELEKVEDLGQIMGFGVMSTPGVVVDGKVVHAGGIPDRKKIDGWL, from the coding sequence ATGAAAAGCATCAAGGTACTGGGCACCGGCTGCAAAAACTGCCAAAACACCTATGAGCTGATTCAAGCCGCCGCTGCCGCCAAGGGGGTCGAGATCGAACTGGAAAAGGTCGAGGACCTGGGGCAGATCATGGGCTTCGGGGTGATGTCGACCCCCGGCGTGGTGGTGGACGGCAAGGTGGTGCATGCCGGTGGGATCCCCGACCGCAAGAAGATCGATGGGTGGCTGTAA